From one Geoalkalibacter halelectricus genomic stretch:
- a CDS encoding aldehyde ferredoxin oxidoreductase C-terminal domain-containing protein: MKILTTDPAREPRKIFYKRAVVDLKSGAVTYEDVPCRNLEDVLGGFGRSFQDLAARHITRAYCDENPLIVNTGLLTGSRAMTGMRTYFSGYSPIKAPQKGAPTAIWSAASGKFGAKFKWTGLDELVFENRAEKPVYVVIREGRSGPLVEIKSAEHLRGLFTHDKIMRLQKEYADAHFAAIGPAGENWEEVLMGAIACSTENQLRSGEDKSRFAGRGGMGSLMGYKNVLALVAQSKDKLAAPSDEVKRVNLNVIKGGGSLRLQPVNRGGGGGTWGAYDVMQPFHAVPVNNFRPQGNDLPEKLFRENVEKDYHIKSEACFRCGITCHNNIHERNADGSAGRFLAKFDYEPLNLLGTNLGIHDAGQAAALIHLCDNFGMDAISLGVTLSYLLSYNARHPEKPLLNGATFGDFPKIKELVERTGRGQYPEIGQGSMRLAQSTGEPAYAYQVKGLELAAYQPETNPGYAWAIAGGHMSMGTYGMLIREGKTDLDSWVQAITDDKLQIVGFDMIGLCKFFDIAKGIGTEMVRTCLRSEHGLEVSAADLRTAVRRAFLRGLVLELRQGYTREEYTLPAEMFDDPNPHLKVPRIGTREFFQELSERVWAVFEEELDEFLQEVGAAE; encoded by the coding sequence ATGAAAATTCTGACCACCGATCCCGCCCGGGAGCCGCGCAAGATTTTCTATAAACGCGCCGTCGTCGATCTGAAAAGCGGCGCGGTGACCTACGAGGATGTTCCCTGTCGCAATCTCGAGGATGTCCTCGGCGGTTTCGGGCGCTCTTTCCAGGATCTTGCCGCGCGGCATATCACGCGCGCCTACTGCGACGAGAATCCGCTCATCGTCAACACCGGGCTTCTCACCGGCAGCCGCGCCATGACCGGCATGCGCACCTATTTCTCCGGTTACAGCCCCATCAAGGCGCCGCAAAAGGGTGCGCCCACCGCCATCTGGTCGGCGGCCAGCGGCAAGTTCGGCGCCAAGTTCAAATGGACCGGGCTCGATGAGCTGGTGTTCGAAAATCGCGCCGAAAAGCCCGTCTACGTGGTGATCCGCGAAGGCCGCAGCGGTCCGCTGGTCGAGATCAAATCCGCCGAACACCTGCGCGGCCTCTTCACCCATGATAAGATCATGCGGCTGCAAAAGGAGTACGCCGATGCCCATTTCGCAGCCATCGGACCGGCGGGCGAGAATTGGGAGGAGGTGCTCATGGGCGCCATCGCTTGCAGCACCGAGAACCAACTGCGCAGCGGTGAGGACAAGAGTCGCTTCGCCGGACGCGGCGGCATGGGCAGCCTCATGGGCTACAAGAACGTGCTGGCCCTGGTGGCGCAAAGCAAGGACAAACTCGCCGCGCCCAGCGACGAGGTCAAGCGGGTCAATCTCAACGTGATCAAGGGCGGCGGTTCCCTGCGCCTGCAACCCGTCAATCGCGGCGGCGGGGGCGGCACTTGGGGCGCCTATGACGTCATGCAGCCTTTTCATGCGGTGCCGGTGAACAACTTTCGCCCCCAGGGCAACGACCTGCCGGAAAAACTCTTCCGCGAAAATGTCGAGAAAGACTATCACATCAAGTCCGAGGCCTGCTTTCGCTGCGGCATCACCTGCCACAACAACATCCATGAACGCAACGCCGACGGCAGCGCCGGCCGCTTTCTCGCCAAGTTCGACTACGAACCCCTCAATCTGCTCGGCACCAATCTTGGCATCCACGACGCCGGACAGGCCGCGGCCCTCATCCATCTGTGCGACAACTTCGGCATGGACGCCATCTCCCTGGGCGTGACCCTCTCCTATCTCCTCTCCTACAACGCCCGCCATCCCGAAAAGCCTCTGCTCAACGGCGCGACCTTCGGCGATTTCCCCAAAATCAAGGAACTGGTCGAGCGCACCGGGCGCGGCCAGTATCCCGAAATCGGCCAGGGCTCCATGCGCCTGGCGCAGAGCACCGGAGAGCCCGCCTATGCCTACCAGGTCAAGGGTCTGGAACTTGCCGCCTATCAGCCGGAAACCAATCCCGGTTACGCCTGGGCCATTGCCGGCGGGCACATGTCCATGGGCACCTACGGCATGCTCATCCGCGAGGGCAAGACCGACCTGGATTCCTGGGTGCAGGCCATCACCGACGACAAGCTGCAGATCGTGGGCTTCGACATGATCGGGCTGTGCAAGTTCTTCGACATCGCCAAGGGCATCGGCACCGAGATGGTGCGGACCTGCCTCAGGAGCGAGCACGGCCTGGAGGTGAGCGCGGCGGATTTGCGTACCGCGGTGCGCCGCGCCTTTCTGCGCGGCCTGGTCCTGGAATTGCGCCAGGGCTACACCCGCGAGGAATACACCCTGCCCGCGGAGATGTTCGATGATCCCAACCCGCACCTCAAGGTGCCGCGTATCGGTACTCGGGAATTTTTCCAGGAACTGTCGGAGCGCGTCTGGGCGGTTTTCGAGGAAGAATTGGACGAATTTCTGCAAGAAGTGGGTGCGGCCGAGTGA
- a CDS encoding MoaD/ThiS family protein — protein sequence MKVRVKLHGVFRRGRFKEEIRDYPAGTRVVDVVRELGFSDQLLGTVIINDMHADIEQELKDGDCLMLLPLLDGG from the coding sequence ATGAAAGTCCGCGTCAAACTTCACGGTGTTTTTCGCCGCGGCCGGTTCAAGGAGGAAATTCGCGATTATCCCGCGGGCACCAGGGTGGTGGATGTGGTGCGCGAGCTGGGCTTTTCCGATCAACTCCTCGGCACTGTCATCATCAACGACATGCATGCCGACATCGAGCAGGAACTCAAGGACGGCGACTGCCTGATGCTTCTGCCTCTGCTTGACGGGGGATGA
- a CDS encoding aldehyde dehydrogenase family protein, whose translation MLHKNFIDGQWVAGSGETLNINPSDTRDVIGRYARADRAQAQEAVAAARAAFASWRSAGIQQRHDILDHIGTEILARREDLGRLLSREEGKTLPEGIGEATRAGMIFKFFAGEVLRLDGERLPSVRPGVEVEVSREPLGVVAVISPWNFPIAIPAWKIAPALACGNCVVFKPAALVPGSAWALAEIIAHSGLPAGVFNLVMGSGAEVGETLVDSTQVDALTFTGSNTVGRALAPRLVGRGARVQLEMGGKNPLVVLDDADLEVAVHCAIQGAYYSTGQRCTASSRLIVTAGIHDRFVERLVEKMQALRVDHALKEGSDIGPVVDQAQLDQDLDYLRIGREEGARLVCGGDLVERETPGYYLSPALFTETSNAMRINREEIFGPIAAVIRVQDYEEALAVANDTEFGLTSGIVTTSLKHASDFKRRAQAGLVMVNLPTAGVDYHVPFGGRKGSSFGPREQGGYAREFFTIVKTAYTAS comes from the coding sequence ATGCTGCACAAAAACTTCATCGACGGGCAGTGGGTCGCCGGAAGCGGCGAAACCCTCAACATCAATCCGTCCGATACCCGCGATGTCATTGGTCGCTATGCCCGAGCCGACCGCGCTCAGGCCCAAGAGGCCGTCGCCGCCGCGCGCGCAGCCTTCGCCTCCTGGCGCTCGGCGGGCATTCAGCAGCGCCACGATATCCTCGACCACATCGGCACCGAGATCCTGGCGCGCCGTGAGGATCTCGGCCGCCTGCTGTCGCGCGAGGAGGGCAAGACTCTGCCCGAGGGTATCGGCGAGGCGACGCGCGCCGGAATGATTTTCAAGTTTTTTGCCGGTGAGGTCTTGCGCCTGGACGGCGAGCGCCTGCCCTCGGTGCGCCCCGGCGTGGAGGTGGAGGTGAGCCGCGAGCCTCTCGGGGTGGTCGCGGTGATCTCTCCGTGGAATTTCCCCATTGCCATTCCCGCCTGGAAGATCGCGCCGGCCCTGGCCTGCGGCAATTGCGTGGTGTTCAAGCCCGCCGCCCTGGTGCCGGGATCGGCCTGGGCCCTTGCCGAGATCATCGCGCACAGCGGTCTGCCCGCCGGGGTCTTCAACCTGGTCATGGGCTCGGGCGCGGAAGTGGGTGAAACCCTGGTGGACTCGACGCAGGTCGATGCCCTGACCTTCACCGGCTCCAACACCGTCGGTCGCGCCCTGGCGCCGAGGCTGGTGGGGCGCGGGGCGCGGGTGCAGCTTGAGATGGGCGGCAAAAATCCCCTGGTGGTTCTCGATGACGCCGATCTCGAAGTGGCCGTGCACTGTGCGATTCAGGGTGCCTATTACTCCACCGGGCAGCGCTGCACCGCTTCGAGCCGCCTGATCGTCACCGCGGGCATCCACGATCGCTTCGTGGAGAGGCTGGTGGAAAAAATGCAGGCCCTGCGTGTCGACCATGCGCTGAAAGAAGGCAGCGACATCGGCCCGGTGGTCGATCAGGCGCAGCTCGATCAGGATCTCGATTATCTGCGCATCGGGCGCGAGGAAGGCGCGCGGCTGGTGTGCGGCGGCGACCTTGTGGAGCGGGAAACGCCGGGCTATTATCTGTCTCCGGCGCTGTTCACCGAGACCAGCAACGCCATGCGCATCAACCGCGAGGAGATTTTTGGTCCCATCGCCGCGGTGATCCGCGTCCAGGACTACGAAGAGGCCCTGGCCGTGGCCAACGATACCGAATTCGGCCTGACCTCGGGCATCGTCACCACCTCGCTCAAGCATGCGAGCGATTTCAAGCGGCGCGCCCAGGCCGGGCTGGTGATGGTCAACCTGCCCACCGCCGGGGTCGATTATCACGTGCCCTTCGGCGGACGCAAAGGGTCGAGCTTCGGCCCGCGCGAGCAGGGCGGCTACGCCCGCGAATTCTTCACCATCGTCAAAACCGCCTACACGGCGTCCTGA
- a CDS encoding GTPase/DUF3482 domain-containing protein, whose amino-acid sequence MAEVPVFAVVGHPNEGKSSVVSTLTEDDRVPVSAVPGETLACTPYAIEVDGEVLVRFIDTPGFQMPQQTLRWMQQYTGPPEQMTAEFIRTHEGDARFADDCELLRPVAQNAGIVYVVDGSRPLRPNDQAEMEILRLTGRPRMAVINPKADETAYLAEWKAAFAKTFNANLQFNAHRATFHERITLLKALQYIEQDWGRSLARVVSALQDDWRVRLEASADAVLHLLDRALTLTLSETSEGEDPAARQAVRDRLIVAYQGKLNTLEQECRKNLKARFLHNKFNADLVAETVAAKDLFAEETWQVLGLTRKQLSLALAGAGAAFGAAVDGAAAGTTFGIFTLGGGLAGGLAGWSGTRPLSRLKVDLGPFSRELGGCRVQVGPLRNPQLMFVLLDRALIYFQCVSNWAHARREEAALQLPEGKQGVTAGWDGSRRRMFEQFQVALQKGYGDKAEALKPKLRAVLRDAMSAELSPREE is encoded by the coding sequence ATGGCTGAAGTGCCGGTGTTCGCCGTGGTGGGACACCCCAACGAGGGGAAATCCTCGGTGGTGTCGACCCTCACCGAAGATGATCGCGTGCCGGTGAGCGCCGTGCCCGGCGAAACCCTCGCCTGCACTCCCTACGCCATCGAGGTTGACGGCGAGGTTCTGGTGCGGTTTATCGATACGCCGGGTTTCCAGATGCCCCAGCAAACCCTGCGCTGGATGCAGCAGTACACTGGGCCGCCGGAACAAATGACGGCCGAGTTCATCCGTACCCATGAAGGCGATGCGCGTTTCGCCGACGACTGCGAGCTGTTGCGGCCGGTGGCACAGAACGCGGGCATCGTCTACGTGGTGGACGGCTCGCGGCCCCTGCGTCCCAACGATCAGGCGGAGATGGAAATCCTGCGCCTCACCGGCCGACCACGCATGGCGGTGATCAATCCCAAGGCCGACGAAACCGCCTATCTCGCCGAATGGAAGGCGGCTTTCGCCAAGACCTTCAATGCCAACTTGCAGTTCAACGCCCATCGCGCCACCTTTCACGAGCGCATCACCCTGCTCAAGGCGCTTCAGTACATCGAGCAGGATTGGGGCCGATCCCTGGCACGAGTGGTGAGCGCTCTTCAAGATGACTGGCGCGTGCGGCTCGAGGCCTCGGCCGATGCGGTGCTGCATCTGCTTGATCGAGCACTCACCCTGACGCTCTCCGAAACCAGTGAGGGCGAGGATCCGGCGGCCCGACAGGCGGTACGGGACAGGTTGATCGTCGCCTACCAGGGGAAACTCAATACCCTTGAGCAGGAGTGCCGCAAGAACCTCAAAGCGCGCTTTCTGCACAACAAGTTCAATGCGGATCTGGTCGCCGAAACGGTGGCGGCGAAAGATTTGTTCGCCGAGGAAACCTGGCAGGTGCTGGGCCTGACCCGCAAGCAGCTCAGCCTCGCTCTGGCCGGTGCCGGAGCGGCTTTCGGCGCCGCGGTGGATGGAGCCGCCGCGGGCACCACGTTCGGCATTTTCACCCTCGGCGGCGGACTGGCCGGTGGATTAGCCGGCTGGAGCGGCACCCGGCCCCTGTCGCGCCTCAAGGTGGATTTAGGCCCTTTTTCCCGCGAACTCGGCGGCTGCCGCGTGCAGGTCGGCCCTTTGCGCAATCCTCAGTTGATGTTCGTGCTGCTTGATCGCGCCCTGATTTATTTCCAGTGCGTGAGCAACTGGGCCCACGCCCGCCGCGAAGAAGCCGCCCTGCAACTGCCCGAGGGCAAGCAGGGGGTTACGGCCGGCTGGGACGGCAGCCGTCGGCGGATGTTTGAGCAGTTTCAGGTGGCCCTGCAAAAGGGCTACGGCGACAAGGCCGAGGCATTAAAACCCAAGCTTCGCGCGGTGCTGCGCGACGCAATGAGCGCGGAGCTCTCGCCCAGGGAGGAATGA
- a CDS encoding DUF2868 domain-containing protein: protein MPRNFPSEWSIGDLVDLEYFLFQDAEADGSELARRDRAWYLAHLSDQERPLSRRLLLRRWLELRRAAARDQGVHSPGEVIAAVLRPARLLLFFLGALFGFGLALGVLGYAGEQPINLFAALGLLAVLPFLFMLASVVLPLVRLARRRTPAGRLGFWLTGALLARLAGRAHAFLGGRGAGRQQLALTQAWGVLRGRGGLYAGVMGWLAYGLMQLTALGFSLGVLLGVLLRGTIADLAFSWQTTARISAEQVHALVGALARPWAGFFDPPLSHPTLEQIAGSRVYLKEGLAPLVSSDLQSWWYFLLWAILVYAVLPRLLLVGVALWGGRRAERRLGFQDARCEALIRRMQHPQVRLGQEGEGPQRETGASRVLPETAQAGFARLHVLVPAELLERPAADRLPEEVRQEFSAAPQAVLGVSLDEIQDAEALRGLAELGEDCAVLMLLEGWQPCIIATLEYLKSLRRHLGPQRLLVVGLIGREAPGRWGTPTPDAEFEIWRKRLAALGDPGLLVHNWGGAAHG, encoded by the coding sequence ATGCCGCGAAATTTCCCCTCCGAGTGGAGCATCGGCGATCTTGTCGACCTGGAATATTTTCTCTTTCAGGACGCCGAGGCCGACGGCTCCGAACTGGCGCGCCGCGACCGCGCCTGGTACCTCGCGCATCTCAGCGACCAGGAGCGTCCCCTGTCCCGGCGTCTTCTGCTGCGCCGCTGGCTGGAACTGCGCCGCGCGGCGGCGCGCGACCAGGGCGTGCATTCGCCGGGGGAGGTGATCGCCGCCGTGCTGCGCCCGGCGCGGCTGCTGCTGTTTTTTCTCGGCGCGCTGTTCGGCTTCGGGTTGGCCCTGGGAGTGCTCGGCTACGCGGGCGAGCAGCCCATCAACCTCTTTGCCGCTCTCGGCCTGCTGGCCGTTCTGCCCTTTTTGTTCATGCTGGCTTCCGTGGTTTTGCCGCTGGTGCGCCTGGCGCGGCGCAGGACACCGGCCGGGCGCCTGGGTTTCTGGCTGACCGGCGCCCTGCTGGCGCGCCTGGCCGGGCGCGCCCACGCCTTTCTGGGGGGCCGTGGCGCCGGGCGGCAACAGTTGGCCCTGACCCAGGCGTGGGGCGTGCTGCGCGGGCGCGGCGGTCTCTACGCCGGGGTCATGGGGTGGTTGGCCTACGGCTTGATGCAATTGACCGCCCTGGGCTTTTCCCTGGGCGTGCTGCTTGGGGTTCTGCTGCGCGGCACCATCGCCGATCTGGCTTTCAGCTGGCAGACCACCGCGCGAATTTCCGCCGAACAGGTCCACGCCCTGGTTGGTGCCCTGGCGCGCCCCTGGGCGGGGTTTTTCGATCCGCCCCTCTCGCACCCGACCCTGGAGCAGATCGCCGGTTCGCGCGTCTATCTCAAGGAGGGGTTGGCGCCCCTAGTCAGCAGCGACCTGCAATCCTGGTGGTATTTTCTGCTCTGGGCCATTCTGGTTTACGCCGTGCTGCCGCGTCTGCTGCTGGTCGGCGTCGCCCTCTGGGGCGGGCGGCGAGCCGAGCGGCGCCTGGGATTCCAGGATGCGCGTTGCGAGGCGCTGATCCGGCGCATGCAGCATCCCCAGGTGCGGCTCGGTCAGGAAGGCGAGGGGCCGCAACGGGAAACCGGCGCTTCCCGAGTGCTTCCCGAAACGGCCCAGGCGGGTTTTGCCCGGTTGCATGTTCTGGTGCCCGCCGAACTGCTTGAGCGTCCCGCCGCGGACCGCTTGCCGGAGGAGGTACGCCAGGAGTTCAGCGCCGCGCCGCAGGCGGTGCTCGGCGTTTCCCTTGACGAAATTCAGGATGCCGAAGCCTTGCGCGGGCTGGCCGAACTCGGCGAGGACTGCGCCGTTCTGATGCTGCTGGAAGGCTGGCAGCCGTGCATCATCGCCACCCTCGAATACCTCAAGAGCCTGCGTCGCCACCTCGGGCCGCAGCGCCTGCTGGTGGTCGGGTTGATCGGCCGCGAGGCGCCGGGGCGCTGGGGCACGCCGACGCCGGATGCGGAGTTCGAAATCTGGCGCAAGCGCCTGGCGGCCCTGGGCGATCCGGGACTGCTGGTCCATAACTGGGGAGGTGCGGCCCATGGCTGA
- a CDS encoding replication protein RepA — MEQVNEKAYRQKLIDMGLSADTAHDVARRYCESQRAAQAKTPQPYQIHQTADELATGMALEAVKGNAKKSQAKPNSKASAKPPATPAPVKKKERKAPLTRQERELIGAGVTIETEDPGNNDLTFMHSIMCQVGLPRSKVDGLEFERTCGGAGLYVRAGKLWDGKKFVQQPIPYGPMPRLVMAYLNTQALRGKSPEIEVGNSASAFLKQLGKDATGGKTGSYTNFRKQIMALSACSMTLGFTTATTAITYDGKPIQQFEAWIGNHDDQGALWPGVITFSQEYFQTLTDHAVPLDLRALNALTGSALAMDIYAMLADRLHRISGRPLVLHWRNLREQFGQEYTGQDADKNFKKKFLPALQKVLAVYPQAKVKQVTGGILMMPSPPPIPYRYPQA, encoded by the coding sequence ATGGAGCAGGTCAACGAAAAAGCATATCGACAAAAACTGATAGACATGGGCCTCAGTGCCGACACCGCGCACGACGTGGCCCGCAGGTACTGCGAGAGCCAGCGAGCAGCACAAGCCAAGACCCCGCAGCCGTACCAGATCCACCAGACCGCTGACGAGCTGGCCACCGGCATGGCCCTGGAGGCTGTAAAGGGTAACGCCAAAAAGAGCCAGGCCAAGCCCAACAGCAAGGCATCGGCCAAGCCGCCCGCCACCCCTGCCCCGGTCAAGAAGAAAGAGCGGAAAGCGCCACTGACACGGCAGGAGCGGGAGCTAATCGGCGCAGGCGTCACCATCGAGACAGAAGACCCCGGCAACAACGACCTGACATTTATGCACTCGATCATGTGCCAGGTGGGGCTGCCGCGCTCCAAGGTGGACGGCCTGGAGTTTGAACGAACGTGCGGAGGCGCTGGCCTGTACGTCCGGGCTGGCAAGCTATGGGACGGCAAAAAGTTCGTTCAGCAGCCGATCCCCTACGGCCCTATGCCGCGCCTGGTCATGGCGTACCTGAACACCCAGGCACTACGCGGCAAGTCACCAGAGATCGAGGTAGGCAACAGCGCGAGCGCCTTTCTCAAGCAGCTAGGTAAAGACGCGACCGGAGGCAAGACCGGGAGCTATACCAATTTCAGAAAGCAGATCATGGCGCTGTCAGCGTGTAGCATGACGCTGGGCTTCACCACGGCCACCACCGCGATCACCTATGACGGCAAACCGATTCAGCAGTTCGAGGCCTGGATAGGCAACCATGACGACCAGGGCGCACTATGGCCCGGCGTTATCACCTTTTCCCAGGAATACTTCCAGACCCTGACCGATCACGCGGTTCCGCTGGACTTGCGAGCTTTGAACGCACTTACCGGCAGCGCCTTGGCAATGGACATTTACGCCATGCTGGCCGACCGGCTTCACAGGATCAGCGGCCGCCCCCTGGTGCTGCACTGGCGAAACCTACGGGAGCAGTTCGGCCAAGAGTATACCGGCCAGGATGCTGATAAGAATTTCAAGAAGAAATTTCTTCCCGCGCTCCAGAAGGTTCTGGCCGTGTACCCCCAGGCGAAAGTCAAGCAGGTTACTGGCGGCATCCTGATGATGCCGAGCCCCCCGCCGATCCCCTACCGCTACCCTCAAGCCTAA
- a CDS encoding helix-turn-helix domain-containing protein has product MKSSSKSRKIFAAQVKKHRQAKGWRLEDLHQASGLSYNYLSTVENGRANISMDNADAIAKALGVPLAVLLIDQEQGD; this is encoded by the coding sequence ATGAAGTCTTCAAGCAAATCAAGGAAAATCTTTGCTGCCCAGGTGAAAAAACACCGGCAGGCAAAGGGCTGGCGACTAGAGGATCTGCACCAGGCCTCTGGCCTGAGCTACAACTACCTGTCTACGGTAGAGAATGGCCGCGCCAACATCAGCATGGACAACGCGGACGCCATCGCCAAGGCGCTAGGCGTCCCGCTGGCTGTCCTTCTCATAGATCAGGAGCAGGGGGATTGA
- the trbB gene encoding P-type conjugative transfer ATPase TrbB gives MEEKQKRLLRKLRGELGQTVLDALEDPSVIEIMLNSDGSLWIERHGQGMQRVGTMSAPNAESLMGTIADALHTVVTRENPILEGELPLDGSRFEGLLPPIVGHPTFTIRKKASVVFTLGQYVEQGIMTPEQQTAIEAAILRRANILVVGGTGSGKTTLTNAIIDGISTACPDDRLVIIEDTAEIQCKAENSVILRASVDVDMLRLLRATMRLRPDRILVGEVRGGEALALLKAWNTGHPGGVATIHANGAHAGLIRLEQLIAEATAAANMAPLIAEAVDLVIAIEKTKGGRRIKEIIEVSGISERGTYQTQPVETKSVNTGIQKEKANAVA, from the coding sequence ATGGAAGAAAAACAGAAAAGACTTCTTCGGAAGCTACGCGGCGAACTCGGCCAGACCGTCCTTGACGCTCTGGAAGATCCCAGCGTAATCGAAATCATGCTGAACTCGGACGGGTCACTCTGGATTGAGCGACACGGCCAAGGGATGCAGCGGGTTGGCACCATGTCAGCCCCTAATGCCGAATCCTTGATGGGCACCATCGCGGACGCGCTGCATACAGTAGTGACGCGAGAAAATCCCATCTTGGAAGGTGAACTTCCCCTGGACGGCAGCCGGTTTGAAGGCCTCCTGCCGCCCATCGTGGGCCATCCAACTTTTACCATCCGTAAGAAGGCATCGGTAGTCTTCACGCTCGGCCAGTACGTTGAGCAGGGCATTATGACGCCTGAGCAACAGACCGCCATCGAGGCCGCCATTCTGCGGCGGGCCAACATCCTGGTTGTCGGTGGCACCGGCAGCGGCAAAACGACGCTGACCAACGCCATTATTGACGGCATCAGCACCGCCTGCCCGGATGACCGCTTGGTGATTATCGAGGACACCGCCGAAATCCAATGTAAGGCGGAAAACTCGGTGATCCTCCGCGCCAGTGTCGATGTGGATATGCTGCGCTTGCTGCGGGCCACTATGCGCCTGCGGCCGGATCGTATCCTGGTGGGCGAAGTGCGCGGCGGGGAAGCTCTCGCGCTGCTGAAAGCCTGGAACACCGGCCACCCTGGCGGGGTGGCCACCATTCACGCCAATGGAGCCCACGCGGGCCTTATTCGACTGGAACAGCTCATTGCTGAGGCAACAGCGGCCGCCAATATGGCACCGCTGATTGCCGAAGCCGTGGATCTTGTAATTGCTATTGAGAAAACGAAAGGGGGTAGGCGAATCAAGGAAATCATCGAAGTAAGCGGTATCAGCGAACGCGGTACATATCAAACCCAACCTGTAGAAACAAAGTCTGTAAACACTGGCATTCAAAAGGAGAAAGCAAATGCAGTGGCGTAA
- a CDS encoding TrbC/VirB2 family protein gives MQWRNLAVFGAILMFMIEPALASTTTGMPWEDPLDTIMNSITGPVAMVISLLGVTVAGGMLIFGGELGEFTRRIVMLVLVIGLLVSAASILSLLYGGGSALVG, from the coding sequence ATGCAGTGGCGTAACCTTGCCGTTTTTGGCGCAATCCTCATGTTTATGATCGAACCGGCCCTGGCCAGTACCACTACCGGGATGCCCTGGGAAGATCCTCTGGACACCATTATGAACAGTATCACCGGCCCCGTGGCTATGGTGATCTCACTCCTGGGCGTGACCGTTGCGGGCGGTATGCTGATTTTCGGCGGCGAGCTGGGCGAATTTACCCGCCGTATCGTCATGCTTGTTCTGGTGATCGGTCTGCTGGTTTCGGCAGCGTCCATTCTGTCCCTGCTGTATGGCGGCGGCTCGGCTCTGGTGGGGTAA
- a CDS encoding conjugal transfer protein TrbD, with the protein MSQELRRIPIHRALNRPDLLAGCERELLLMTGLITLTLVVVALNWVAAITGVVIWTACVAGLRAMAKADPFMSKVYLRHIKYKAFYPAHATPFAPGASHSREK; encoded by the coding sequence ATGAGCCAGGAGCTGCGGCGCATTCCAATTCACCGTGCATTGAACCGGCCGGATCTGCTTGCCGGTTGTGAACGGGAACTGCTGCTGATGACCGGGCTTATTACCTTGACGCTTGTTGTCGTCGCCCTTAATTGGGTGGCGGCAATAACAGGCGTCGTTATCTGGACAGCCTGCGTTGCTGGCCTGCGGGCTATGGCAAAGGCTGATCCATTTATGAGCAAGGTCTACCTGCGGCATATCAAGTACAAGGCTTTTTACCCGGCGCACGCAACACCGTTTGCACCGGGAGCCAGTCACTCACGGGAGAAATAA